tactaccaagcaccagctaatgatgtaacaaCAAAAAGTCCATGAGCAAAGAgatcaactcagactagcagaatatctcagcctacatgtaatatcaggttttaaaaactgcattttgaccttcgataaaagggggaaatggaaaggacaaatgagtttacatggctatgagtctccaaaaaagagccagaaggTCATCACGGGGTgatgtttatgcatgcctcaTCAGGTTACCAGAGACagtcaaggtagatggaaacccatggactggttctcctgagaaatgcagtgacccacaggttctatggtcaaggcagatggctctgtagCTCAGGGCCATATTAGTTGGctctgctttggagtttgtgttcctgaatgtgatggagttggacttagatataacctttctacacatgcctcttctgttactattaccaaacctgtggttggtgtttgggttggtgtatactcaggagacttgaatctctgaactctccatgtgacagccaggccctgggcctcagcagacttgcagctctttCCCTCTGGTTTCTTGAGTTTACCCTGGCGAGctgagagggaggggaagagggtcacccaccacaccagggagccaagagtgcctacagctgcaagcagtagaattgaatccatcatacatgtggaatctgaaccccctcttgatgtagaaggggactggacatagccaccCCATGTCCACCCCATGTCCATAATGAAGGAATATAGTACGGATTAGAGCAgaattactggtgttctgctagggaaatattgtgattagtaagggcagaaattgtaatagtgacgtggagagagtggccacggtggctgctgacggttgggagagggaagaagagatatggtgtgggggcattttcaggatttggagttgtcctaggttgtgctgcagggacggatactggacattgtgtgtcctgtcgtggcccaccggcttgactgggggagagtgtggactacaatatggaccactgtccatgtgctgcagtggttctccagaatgtattcgctgggtgcagtggatgtgccacaacgatggaagagtttgttgatgtgggagggtttgcatgggtggggtgggtggtatatggggacctcatattttttgaatgtagtatttaaagaaaataaagaaaatcaattaaaaaataaaactccatACCATAGACTCTAGTATCTTAGTTATTTAATTCTGGGATATCTTGTTATGCTGCAATAGCTAATAGACACATAATTAACACTAACAGAAAGGAGGATAACAGAAAattctgattcttatatttttcttgcatttcttCAGGCATTTGAATACAGAATTGATTAtcacattttttccccaaatttacaTCAGATAACTGTACTTAAAACTGACTACAAAAGGTTACCTTTCAGATAACTAGGAGCTTATGGACAGATAAGCATATTTGTACAGAATTGATGGCCCTGAGACAGAAGCCGCCTAAACCAGAAATATTTTGGAGCAGGAATACACACTCTTGTGTCAATCATCTATTGTTCATATAGGTAAGTACGTAGTTTGTTCCCTCATCTGATGTTTCCTGTTTTCATATATGTTAAAAAGGGCACAAAGTTTGCTTAGAAGAACATACGGATAACAAGTGTAGTTATCACTGGAAATTTTCAAGCAGAAACGGGAATATGATTCAGTAAAATAATATAGAATGTAGACTACAGTCCTATGTACCAGTGGATATATAGCCTTACATATGAACATCAAGCTTCCATTTGTCAATGATTACAAACAaatcatcaaaaagaaaaaaatgtttatattaaaacaatgcatgatttttaaactttccatGGGAATGTTCTAAATGATATGTGATGCTATGTCCATATAATACCATAAATTTATACAGATATTTTTAATCTATAATTCACCTGAAAGACATGGATTGGACACACCATTTTAGCTTTAGTATCTTCTTCTAAAAAACATCCATGTTAATCTCTGTTGGCAAACAGCTGAATAAGAAGACTGGATTCTAATGAGAGGAATAAAACCAGATTACCATCTATAAGAAGGTTAATATGTGAAAGCTGAAATTATTGCAAAGAGCATATAGAAAGGAATAATCGACACAAAACCTAAAAGCTGTACTGTCAGACATTCCCCTagattataattttataaatggaCTTAGACAACaggtgttatttatttttttccatagcaGCACAGAAACTCACCATgctctttcatttaaaaagaggAATATGTTTCTTTAATGATAAATGAggatttcagaaaagaaaatcctTAAGGAAATCATGATTCTTGAAATATGATGGAATTTCCAAATTGGTTCCCATCCATGTTTGagaataaatttggaaattgGGAAGgtgaataaaggaaataagtgtaACTTATGAAAAGGAGAGAgataccttaattttaaaaaaagtgatttaaaatCAATCACTTTGAAACTCTATGTATTAAATAGAAAAGACAACTTCTACTCACATGTTTGGTGTACAGAGTTCACAGTTTCTGGATGTGTCGTTGAGTTCTGTATTCATAGTCACATCCTCAGCTGCAAGGATAATGATACCTTTGatttccttccaaataattttttcagAGCCCCCTTTAGGTCTTTATTTCTCAGGctgtagatgaaggggttcagcatgggtgtgaccacagtgtacatcactgaggctggAGCACCTGAATGTGTGTTCTGTGAGTCAGCAGAACTAAGGTACACCGCTATGCTTGTACAATAAAATAAGGAGACCACCAAGAGGTGAGATGCACAAgtggaaaatgctttatacttcCCCTGAGCTGATGAGATTGCATGTATTGAAGAAACAATTTTaaagtaagagaaaaggatcccAGCAAGGGGACCTCCACCCAGAAGCCCAGTTGAAAAGTACATCACTATTTCATTGATGAAGGAGTCAGAACAGGCAAGTTGGACCaactgattaagttcacagaaaaagtgtggGATTTCCAAGGGTGCACAAAAGGGCAGCTGCAACACCATTAAGCTTTCTAGCAAGGAATGCAGGGAAATCATAATCCAGGACCCAAGTACAAGCAGGacacagagccaggggttcatgatgactatgtagtgcagggggtgacagatggccacaaagcggtcataggccatcacagccAGGAGGACAGCATCTAACCCTGCAAACTGCATGAAACAAGACATCTGAGTGATGCATCCTGCATAGGTTATGGCTCTGCTCTGTTCCTGTATGTTTACCAGCATCTTTGGCACAGTGGTGGAGGATAAACAGATGTCTATTAAAGATAAGTtgcagaggaagaagtacatgggctTTTGGAGGTGGGAGTCAGTGATGGTGGCTAgaatgatgagcaggttcccagtGCACGTAGCCAAGTACATGTCCAGAAACAGCCCAAAGATTAAGGGCTGTAATTCTGGCTCCTCTGaaaatcccaggagaagaaatttTGAAATTTGGGTGTCATTTCCTGGCTTCAGATTGTTTTTATGActaccaaaaagaagaaagaaatcaataaatttcACACCAACAGGTATTACTATCACAGATGAAATgctataatttctatttttaagtcAAGatattaatttctatatatttttatgccTCTGATCCATTAAGGAACTTACAGTACCAATTCTAAGGAGGATTTCCTGACCCTTTCTTGACTTCTTCAAGCACTCACAAATtctacattttaatgaaatatctATTCATTCACTGGAGGTGTGTGTGTTGAatgatgtatatatataccaGGCGATGTGTAGACAATAGTAAAACAGCACTGCAACAAATAAACACTATATTCTGAAGATTCAGAAAGaatgtaaatgaataaaaaatgatcATATAGATGTCAGATGTAACACTCTTAGGAGAGGAGCTAGAAAAAAGGAGACAGTGTAAAGGAAGtactattttttatcttttgttcaAGCAGGTCCTGTAGAAAAGTAGTCATTTTAGCATACACCTCTCAGTGAGAACTTGGGAGTCACAAGGAAATCTGGGGAAGCGTGATCACTTGAGAGAATGTCAAGGGAACACACCCTAAAGAAGGGGCTGGATTCTGATGCTCAAGATCAACAAGGAAGCCTGTTTGGTTAGGGAATAGAACAAAAGGGAGACTGATAAGGTGGCGAGAGAAGAGTTAAGAATGAAGTGAGGAGGAAACGGTGAatacaaatgcatttttatggctaagtCATTTCAGAGTCCAGAGTTCATTCTAGAAATTTATGTGTATGCAAGTCCAGGATAATCTCATTGAGTGACACAGTAAAGAAAGCCTCAAATtgcagggctcctgaaggctctagagacatccaaaaACTATTAGCAGGGAAGACAGCTTAGGAATTATGCATTCTggcagtggaccctactttggaatttatgctccaagTCTAGCAGAGTTAGCTTCATTTATAGGTTCTCGACATGTgtgtcttctgcccattttatttACATCTAAAAGTGTCACTGTAATTGATAAACATATTCCTGGAGACTTAAATATGTTCAGTTCATCCTTGTGCCAGgggagccctgaatttcagcagggttgcaacacctactcttcagttcattggactcatccaggacaactaacaaggagatgatacaGGATAACatccattccaaggaacagagtgtctgcaatgGCAAGGAAGATATTccaatccatctgccccatggattcCAAGCCTCCTCTCATctagaagcagagtaggcatcaacATCACCAAATCCTCatgattgggaaatgaacaatggactaacgtgacttagtattattctactatagacttattattattctaacaatggaagagctcttaacattgatataaagacaatgaccaccagaagttctgaaggataggaaaggaaaaatatgtgtaatatgagagcattttcaggacattagatttgtcctgcatgacattgcagtggtAGATAAAGGCCATTGAATATTTTGTAAACACCtttaaaaattgtgcaggacagcgTATAAAGTATAATATGacctatagtccatggttagtagcaatgcttcaaaatgtgttcatcacttgaaacatgtacacactaatgaaatatgttgttactatgggaaagtgTGTGAGGGTGAGGGTTTGGAGCATATGGGgatctattatattttttatgtaatgtttatggaatctaaatcttctttaaaaataaaaataaatcattctttaaaaaaatgtggtggGCTTATGTCTGCTGTTAAAACTTCATGACAAAGAGAACCCTTGACCATATGTTGTACTGCTCATTTTTTGACTTGTTTTCTAATGATTCCCCCACtataaatgaaaatatccttTATACCTAAGTCTCTGTATTATAAGGCACATACTTTGCAACATGAGCCCAGGTACGCCTGCTCTGAAGACAGACCACATCAGCACTCATGCAGATAGCAC
This genomic interval from Dasypus novemcinctus isolate mDasNov1 chromosome 30, mDasNov1.1.hap2, whole genome shotgun sequence contains the following:
- the LOC101417236 gene encoding olfactory receptor 7A17-like, which gives rise to MTHARTGIELYFGHKNNLKPGNDTQISKFLLLGFSEEPELQPLIFGLFLDMYLATCTGNLLIILATITDSHLQKPMYFFLCNLSLIDICLSSTTVPKMLVNIQEQSRAITYAGCITQMSCFMQFAGLDAVLLAVMAYDRFVAICHPLHYIVIMNPWLCVLLVLGSWIMISLHSLLESLMVLQLPFCAPLEIPHFFCELNQLVQLACSDSFINEIVMYFSTGLLGGGPLAGILFSYFKIVSSIHAISSAQGKYKAFSTCASHLLVVSLFYCTSIAVYLSSADSQNTHSGAPASVMYTVVTPMLNPFIYSLRNKDLKGALKKLFGRKSKKTKYLMKMKDYFINDAHGNETHTEFETHRFLFELNQVVQRAGSYTFLSDLVMPAATVPVAVIPLMVVADTAAAQEVLREEAATCLCAEMSEPGERHDSKAGPRRKQGGLGFGLLLGSRESHQWRVWKQQQEKQRLVLSLSLNPGQQANLLDGGESVPKNGILFTMLWRLFSHCKHKAHIVGLDGAGKTTLIISFLGMTLCIHPLQ